Part of the Paenibacillus sp. FSL R7-0273 genome is shown below.
GCTTTTGACCGCTTCTTCGGCCATTAAAGCCGACAGTGCTCCATAGGTAAAGACCATATCGGTCAATTCCGGATCCAGATACTCACCGATTTCCCGGTGAAATTCAGCCTCCTCAGGCCCCAGCTCCAGCATGTCCCCCAGCACGGCAATCCGTTTACCTCCGGTTTTCATGGACTGAAGCACATCGATCGCGGCTTTCATGGAAGTAGGGCTGGCATTATAGGCGTCATTCAGCAGCGTCAGCCCTGAGTCAGTCAGCATCACTTCAATCCGCATACCGGTCAGCTTAAGCCGCTTCAAGCCCTCTTCGATATTCGTCTCGGTGATTCCGAAGTGGCGGGCAACAGCCAGTGCTGCAAGTGCATTACTGACGTTGTGCCGGCCCGGAAGCGGCAGTGAAAAAGCACGCTCTCCGGTCAGATATACAGTTGTAAACGTCATTCCGCCTGTATGTGTCATCATCCCGGTCGGGTAGGCATCGTTATCCCCGGCAAAGCCGAAGCGCAGCGTCTTCATCCCTGCAGGCGCATGGAAGGAAGGCTCTGCCATAACCTCGGTGAGCAGCGGTTCATCCCCGTTGTAAATAAGCAGTCCGCCCGGCTTCAGCCCTTCGGCAATCTCGAGCTTGGCTCTGGCGATTTCCTTGCGGGAGCCAAGCTGCAGCAGATGGGATTCACCTATATTCGTAATGACCGCGACATCAGGAGATGCCAGCGAAGCAAGCAGGGCAATCTCCCCGCGTGAGCTCATGCCCATCTCCAGTATGGCAATCTGAGTATCCTCATTCATCGAGAGCACGGTCAGCGGCAGCCCGATATGATTATTGAAGTTCCCCTGGGTTTTATGAACCTTGTACTGGCCTTCCAGCAGGGCGGCAATCATATCCTTGGTAGTCGTTTTGCCGTTGCTGCCCGTTATGCCTACAACCTGGGAAGCCGTTTCGCTCAAATAAGCAGCAGCCAGCCTCTGCAGCGCAGCCAGCGTGTCTTCAACCAGAATAACGGCACCCTCTGGTGCTGCCCCCTTATTCCGCTGCCACATGGTGGCGGCAGCCCCGGAGGCGAGTGCAGCAGCACTATAGTCATGTCCGTCAAACTGGTCACCGGCAAGCGGCACAAACAGGCAGCCTGCTGTTATTTTGCGGGAATCGGTAACGACTCCGGAAAGTTTGATTTCTGTATCTGCAGCAGAGGACGGTTCTCCTCCGCACATGACAGCCATTTGTTGCAGTGTTCTCGTAATCAATAGCTTCGGCCCCTTATAACTTCTTTGGCGACAAGGCGGTCATCGAAATCATGCACCACTCCGCCGATCAGCTGGTAGGTCTCATGACCTTTCCCCGCAATCAATACTACATCGCCGGGGCTTGCCATTTCAATAGCATTTCTGATAGCTTCCCGGCGGTCCGGAACCGTCTCATAACGCTCTTGCGGAACTCCGTCTTCTCTTAGCCCGGCTTCAATATCCTGCAGGATCAGAAGCGGGTCCTCTGTCCGCGGGTTATCCGATGTCACAAAAACATGATCGCTGTATTTTGCGGCGATTTTACCCATAAGCGGACGTTTTGTCTTATCCCGGTCCCCGCCGCAGCCGAACACAGTCAGCACCTTCCCGCCGGCGAACTCGCAGACGGCTTTCAGCACATTCTCCAGACCGTCCGGCGTATGGGCATAGTCAACAACGACTGCAAAGTCCTGGCCTTCATCCACCGACTCCACACGTCCGGCCACCCCGGCCACCGATTCAAGGCTTGCTTTAATTTCATCCAGCGGTATATCTTCCAGCAGTACTGCGGTTATAGCAGCCAGCGCATTATACACATTGAACTTGCCTACCATCCGCAGCGAAATATCTGCCTCTCCCTTAAACGTATCCACATGGAAAAATGTTCCTTTTGCTGTGATGGAAATTTGTGATGCCCTGACATTGGCATTGCTGTCAATGCCGTATGTAATCACTTCCGCTGCAGTCTGGGCGGCAAAATAGGCACTGGCCTCATCATCGGCATTCAGCACCGCATATTTCCGTTCTTCCTTCCATGGCGAAATGACATTGCCCAGCCGTGAGAAGAACAGCCCCTTCGCGGCACGGTACTCCTCCATCGTATGATGGTAATCCAGATGATCCTGGGTCAGGTTCGTAAAAATAGCCGTACGGTAGTCCGTACCCTTTACACGCCCCTGCTCAAGCGCATGTGAGGATACTTCCATGACACAGCACTCCACACCCTTCAGCGCCATATCATTAAGTGTGCGCTGCAGCTCCAGTGACTCCTGGGTTGTACCGGAGGCAGGATAGACCTGACCGTCATACTGCAGCTGGATCGTACCGATCAGCCCGGTTTTCAGTCCATGGTCAGACATAATACGCTCTATCAGATACGTCGTCGTCGTCTTGCCGTTAGTCCCTGTAACTCCGATCACTTTCATCCTGCTGCTAGGCGAGCTGAAGAATGCATTGCCCAGCACGGACATGGCGAACCGGCAGTCATCAACAATCAGCTGCGGCAGATCTATTTCAAGTTTGCGTTCTACAACCAGCGCCGCAGCACCGGAGGCCGCCGCCTGCGGTGCGTAATCATGTCCGTCCACCGTAAAGCCAGGCAGGCAGATAAACAAATCGCCGGGCTTTACCTTCCGGGAATCCGCCTGAAGATTCATAATCTCAGTTTCCCCGTCTCCCTGCAGGCGTGAAGCCGCAAGGCAAGCAGATAATTCTTTCAATTTCATAACTAATCCCTCACTCTGCAAATTCGGATAAGAAGACTGGCCTTACCTCTATCATTGACTGGAAGTACCCATATAAATCCTGATTGTTGAACCTTGTTCAACTCTTGCTCCCGCTTTTGGAGCCTGATTAATGACTGTATCTCCGGTGCCGGAACGGGCAAGCGTAAAGTTCATGTTCAGGTCCTCATAAATGTCCTGGACTGTCGCCCCTGTAAGATCAGGAACCGTAACAATCGGAGTTTCACCATATTTATAGGTTTTGGGAAGCTGATCCTTGCGTTCCGGCACCTTCAGATAATGCAGTGAATCCTCCAGAATATTCTGGACGATCGGAGCAGCTACAACACCGCCGAACTGTATCCCCTTAGGATTATCCACTGCCGTATATACTACAATCTGCGGGTCATCTGCAGGAGCAAAGCCGATAAAGGAGACGATATGCTCTGTCGGAGAATAACGTCCGTTCACTACTTTTTGTGCTGTCCCTGTCTTGCCTCCCACCCGGTAGCCGTCGATAAAAGCCGGCCGGCCGGTGCCTTTGGCAACCACGCTCTCAAGGGCAGCGCGCACCTTTTTGGAGGTTTCCTCCGAAATGACCTGCCGGACCTCCTTGGGCTGGACCTCGGACACCGTCTCCCCTGTTTCCGGATTAATCCAGGCTTTGGCCACATGGGGGGTATACAGCTTCCCTCCGTTAATCGCTGCCGAAACCGCAGCAATCTGCTGAATCGGAGTCACCGAGACCCCTTGGCCGAAAGCTGTCGTGGCCAGCTCCACCGGGCCCACCTGGGACAGCTTGAACAGGATACCGCTCGCTTCCCCGTTCAGATCAATCCCGGTCTTCGTTCCGAAGCCAAAATCACGAATGTATTGGAACAGTGTCTCTTTGCCTAGCCGCTGCCCCAGTGCAACAAAGCCCGGGTTGCAGGAATTCTCGACCACCTGAAGAAACGTCTGGCTGCCGTGGCCGCCCTTTTTCCAGCAGCGCAGCTTGGCTCCTCCAACCTCCACATATCCCGGATCAAAAAACTGCTCGTTCTGCAGATCAACCTTTTTTTCCTCCAGCGCAGCAGCGAGCGTAATGATTTTGAAGGTGGAGCCCGGTTCATAGGTCATCCAGATCGGCAGGTTGCGGTTATAGACCTCGGCATCATATTCCTTATAGGAGCCCGGCTCATAGCCCGGCCGGCTGGCCATCGCCAGAATCTCCCCGTTCTTCGGGTTCATGGCAATCGACCATGCCCCCTGGGCCTGGTATTTCACCATCGCCTGATCCAGCTCCCGTTCCATAATCGACTGGATCTGCTTATCGATCGTGAGCTGCAGGCTGAGACCTTCCTTCGGCTCGGAATATTTCTCGGAGGAGCCCGGCATCAGCCTGCCGCCCGCATCGGACAGATAGGAGATATTGCCCTCAATTCCCTGCAGCAGCTTATCGTAGATGCTCTCGATTCCGGTAATTCCCTGATTATCAATTCCGGTGAACCCGAGAATATGTGCTGCCAGGTCGCCGTAGGGATAATAACGTTTGTTATCCTCAGCCACAACGATGCCCGGCAGCTGCAAATCACGGATGCTCGCGGCAAGCTCCATCGTAATTTTGCGGCCGCCGGGCTGTAGCTTCACCGACATCGCACGTTTGGACATCAAAGTTACCAGCTTCTCCTCGGTCATCCCAAGGAGCGGAGCCAGCTGCTGTGCCGTCTTCTGCTTATCCTTTACCTGTACAGGAACCGCATAAACCGTAGGAGAGCTGATGTTATAGGCTAGTGCCACACCTTCCCGGTCAACAATCTCTCCCCGCTTTGCGGTATACGGTATATTGCGGCGCCACGACTCTTCCGCCTTGGCACTCAGCTTCTCGCCCTGATATAGCTGCACGTAGGCGAGACGTACGGCCAGCGATCCGAACAATACAACCAGGCCCAGCAGGGTCCACAGCATTCTCCGCCGGGTTACCACCTTCGAAACCTTCATTGTGCTTTCACCCGCTTTCGCTCGTAATAGACATGATCTCTTATCTTCATGACTATTCGGGACAAACAGGGGTTAGAACAAGCCCTGCTTACGGGTATAGCAAGACATTAATAGAATGCATTTGTAAATAAACCG
Proteins encoded:
- a CDS encoding UDP-N-acetylmuramoyl-tripeptide--D-alanyl-D-alanine ligase → MITRTLQQMAVMCGGEPSSAADTEIKLSGVVTDSRKITAGCLFVPLAGDQFDGHDYSAAALASGAAATMWQRNKGAAPEGAVILVEDTLAALQRLAAAYLSETASQVVGITGSNGKTTTKDMIAALLEGQYKVHKTQGNFNNHIGLPLTVLSMNEDTQIAILEMGMSSRGEIALLASLASPDVAVITNIGESHLLQLGSRKEIARAKLEIAEGLKPGGLLIYNGDEPLLTEVMAEPSFHAPAGMKTLRFGFAGDNDAYPTGMMTHTGGMTFTTVYLTGERAFSLPLPGRHNVSNALAALAVARHFGITETNIEEGLKRLKLTGMRIEVMLTDSGLTLLNDAYNASPTSMKAAIDVLQSMKTGGKRIAVLGDMLELGPEEAEFHREIGEYLDPELTDMVFTYGALSALMAEEAVKSFGPERVFAFTDKAELSAVLNSTCSSKDIVLFKASRGMRLEEALHSLDDHFKQQT
- a CDS encoding UDP-N-acetylmuramoyl-L-alanyl-D-glutamate--2,6-diaminopimelate ligase → MKLKELSACLAASRLQGDGETEIMNLQADSRKVKPGDLFICLPGFTVDGHDYAPQAAASGAAALVVERKLEIDLPQLIVDDCRFAMSVLGNAFFSSPSSRMKVIGVTGTNGKTTTTYLIERIMSDHGLKTGLIGTIQLQYDGQVYPASGTTQESLELQRTLNDMALKGVECCVMEVSSHALEQGRVKGTDYRTAIFTNLTQDHLDYHHTMEEYRAAKGLFFSRLGNVISPWKEERKYAVLNADDEASAYFAAQTAAEVITYGIDSNANVRASQISITAKGTFFHVDTFKGEADISLRMVGKFNVYNALAAITAVLLEDIPLDEIKASLESVAGVAGRVESVDEGQDFAVVVDYAHTPDGLENVLKAVCEFAGGKVLTVFGCGGDRDKTKRPLMGKIAAKYSDHVFVTSDNPRTEDPLLILQDIEAGLREDGVPQERYETVPDRREAIRNAIEMASPGDVVLIAGKGHETYQLIGGVVHDFDDRLVAKEVIRGRSY
- a CDS encoding stage V sporulation protein D, with amino-acid sequence MKVSKVVTRRRMLWTLLGLVVLFGSLAVRLAYVQLYQGEKLSAKAEESWRRNIPYTAKRGEIVDREGVALAYNISSPTVYAVPVQVKDKQKTAQQLAPLLGMTEEKLVTLMSKRAMSVKLQPGGRKITMELAASIRDLQLPGIVVAEDNKRYYPYGDLAAHILGFTGIDNQGITGIESIYDKLLQGIEGNISYLSDAGGRLMPGSSEKYSEPKEGLSLQLTIDKQIQSIMERELDQAMVKYQAQGAWSIAMNPKNGEILAMASRPGYEPGSYKEYDAEVYNRNLPIWMTYEPGSTFKIITLAAALEEKKVDLQNEQFFDPGYVEVGGAKLRCWKKGGHGSQTFLQVVENSCNPGFVALGQRLGKETLFQYIRDFGFGTKTGIDLNGEASGILFKLSQVGPVELATTAFGQGVSVTPIQQIAAVSAAINGGKLYTPHVAKAWINPETGETVSEVQPKEVRQVISEETSKKVRAALESVVAKGTGRPAFIDGYRVGGKTGTAQKVVNGRYSPTEHIVSFIGFAPADDPQIVVYTAVDNPKGIQFGGVVAAPIVQNILEDSLHYLKVPERKDQLPKTYKYGETPIVTVPDLTGATVQDIYEDLNMNFTLARSGTGDTVINQAPKAGARVEQGSTIRIYMGTSSQ